One Nocardia iowensis DNA window includes the following coding sequences:
- a CDS encoding DUF4239 domain-containing protein, producing MANELIQLLIVPLAVAVAAVVVLVVGDRLRPASWRQSAEDAPGTMVVDLINTLFMAVAAFVVVICWQQYDNAHNHTVAESKALVDVYWAAHAMPDPEHHRIQGLVRDYTEQVVTTEWAVMDDEGTLSQSTQATLDTLRDAVMAIQSSDADVTDLRASALAGLDTVAQARQDRAMDAELGMPGFLYTALWFTTVLLLFSALLSGVPVTKRSLLMMALLGVVVGAAIVAIYGLDRPFSGGNIVSKDAFELALSRYQHIT from the coding sequence ATGGCCAATGAGCTGATCCAACTGTTGATCGTGCCCCTCGCTGTCGCGGTCGCGGCGGTCGTCGTCTTGGTGGTCGGCGATCGGCTGCGCCCGGCATCGTGGCGGCAGTCGGCGGAGGACGCGCCGGGCACCATGGTGGTCGACTTGATCAACACCCTCTTCATGGCCGTGGCCGCGTTCGTCGTGGTGATCTGCTGGCAGCAGTACGACAACGCGCACAACCACACCGTCGCCGAGTCCAAGGCGCTCGTCGACGTCTACTGGGCCGCGCACGCCATGCCCGATCCCGAACACCACCGGATACAGGGCCTGGTCCGCGACTACACCGAACAGGTCGTCACCACGGAGTGGGCGGTGATGGACGACGAAGGCACGCTGAGCCAGTCCACGCAGGCCACCCTGGACACCCTGCGGGATGCCGTCATGGCGATCCAATCGTCGGACGCCGACGTCACCGACCTGCGAGCCAGCGCATTGGCCGGCCTCGACACGGTCGCGCAGGCGCGCCAAGACCGCGCAATGGACGCGGAACTCGGCATGCCGGGCTTCCTGTACACGGCGTTGTGGTTCACCACGGTCCTGCTGTTGTTCAGCGCGCTGCTGTCCGGTGTCCCGGTGACCAAGCGCAGTCTCCTGATGATGGCCCTGCTCGGGGTGGTGGTCGGCGCGGCGATTGTCGCGATCTATGGCCTCGATCGACCGTTCTCCGGTGGCAATATCGTCTCGAAAGACGCCTTCGAATTGGCGCTGTCCCGCTACCAGCACATCACCTAG
- a CDS encoding LysR family transcriptional regulator — protein sequence MDDLRRVRYFLAVAEHRHFGRAAQALHITQPALSQQVKALERELGVDLLARTGRGFALTPAGLALHAGGQQLLSSAAELARTVRARASGTAGELKVAFTRSGSDSDISQRIRDFRKEFPDIAVSVITGWTAWNLDLLESGEVDIAFVRGNITHPRVQTHLIGLQEAAVVVSREHPLAERATVEIADIVDEPIVLWSRRTGPDFYDELVAHIWGDGAPNLVAEESDAEQVLDLVSTGTGISVLDRKRATRIAHENIVVIPFGTNPPEIAIRIAWMRGSDAPALARFLEWWRCGD from the coding sequence GTGGACGACCTGCGGCGAGTGCGCTACTTCCTAGCAGTAGCCGAGCACCGACATTTCGGGCGCGCGGCACAGGCGCTGCACATCACCCAGCCCGCTCTTTCTCAGCAGGTCAAGGCGCTCGAACGGGAACTGGGCGTCGACTTGCTGGCTCGTACGGGCCGGGGCTTCGCGCTGACACCGGCCGGTTTGGCGTTGCACGCAGGTGGCCAGCAACTTCTCTCCTCGGCCGCCGAGTTGGCACGCACCGTCCGTGCTCGCGCCTCCGGTACGGCCGGTGAGTTGAAGGTCGCCTTCACCAGGTCGGGCTCCGACAGCGATATTTCGCAGCGCATCAGGGACTTTCGCAAGGAATTCCCGGACATCGCCGTGTCGGTGATTACCGGATGGACCGCGTGGAATCTCGACCTGCTGGAATCGGGTGAGGTCGATATCGCGTTCGTGCGTGGAAATATCACGCATCCACGCGTGCAGACGCACCTGATCGGGCTTCAGGAAGCCGCGGTGGTGGTCTCGCGGGAGCATCCACTCGCCGAAAGAGCCACCGTCGAAATCGCCGACATCGTCGACGAGCCGATAGTGCTCTGGTCGCGCCGGACAGGTCCGGACTTCTACGACGAACTCGTCGCCCATATCTGGGGCGACGGCGCCCCGAACCTGGTCGCCGAGGAATCCGACGCCGAACAGGTCCTCGACCTGGTCTCCACCGGTACCGGCATCAGCGTGCTGGACCGAAAGCGCGCGACGCGAATCGCGCACGAAAATATCGTCGTCATCCCTTTCGGTACGAATCCGCCCGAAATCGCCATCCGAATCGCCTGGATGCGCGGATCGGACGCCCCCGCCCTCGCCCGTTTCCTCGAATGGTGGCGTTGCGGCGATTGA
- a CDS encoding ATP-binding protein, with product MTPLSPSLFSRTAAALSGRRGRGSSVARAAAEQIDRILAFALGLGVWIFGAGDAAEIAGQSRHFPAWWTVLALSGVFGTALLLAGTALRAALPTVRNIAATHATVFAVVVGLSGFAVQPGQITDDVAWIYRLVPLGGVAATLAWRTPVTAIYLVAVGALAASSTGWATGDLGWMEFALTSVRIIGITIAFVYITQLARRAARLLDKERARAHDQAALAAAEEARAGERARFAGVIHDKVLATLLDTSRGGSPSVLARQADHALGQFAAIGRVNELCTDLEAIEAIAHEAGAATDTELRVQVRHDCNSADLRIDSAAVAALGQAAAEAVRNSVRHAAVPGRTVARQLTIVARESGITVVVSDDGAGFDPDQVAANRLGLTVSIVGRMREAGGRATIDSCPGAGTRVVLEWNAPDET from the coding sequence ATGACCCCACTCTCGCCGTCGCTGTTCAGCCGGACGGCGGCCGCGCTGTCGGGACGACGCGGTCGGGGCTCCTCGGTGGCCCGAGCCGCCGCCGAACAGATCGATCGCATCCTCGCCTTCGCGCTCGGCCTAGGCGTGTGGATATTCGGTGCCGGTGACGCCGCCGAGATCGCCGGGCAGTCGCGGCACTTCCCGGCATGGTGGACCGTGCTGGCCCTGTCCGGTGTGTTCGGCACCGCTCTGCTGCTGGCCGGAACCGCCCTGCGCGCCGCACTGCCCACCGTGCGGAACATAGCCGCCACGCACGCAACGGTTTTCGCCGTGGTCGTCGGGCTCTCCGGATTCGCGGTGCAGCCGGGACAGATCACCGACGACGTGGCGTGGATCTATCGGCTGGTTCCGCTCGGCGGGGTCGCGGCCACGCTGGCCTGGCGGACCCCGGTGACCGCGATCTACCTGGTCGCCGTCGGGGCGCTTGCCGCATCGTCGACCGGATGGGCCACCGGCGACCTCGGCTGGATGGAATTCGCGCTCACCTCGGTGCGGATCATCGGGATCACGATCGCCTTCGTCTACATCACCCAGCTGGCTCGGCGCGCCGCCCGCCTGCTCGACAAGGAGCGGGCGCGAGCACATGACCAGGCAGCGCTCGCGGCGGCGGAGGAGGCCCGCGCCGGCGAGCGGGCGCGATTCGCGGGGGTGATCCACGACAAAGTACTGGCCACCCTGCTCGATACCTCCCGTGGCGGCAGTCCCTCGGTGCTGGCTCGGCAGGCCGATCACGCCCTCGGTCAATTCGCCGCCATCGGACGCGTCAACGAGCTGTGCACCGACCTCGAAGCGATCGAGGCCATCGCACACGAAGCGGGCGCCGCCACCGATACCGAACTGCGCGTTCAGGTCCGGCACGACTGCAACTCGGCCGACCTGCGGATCGACTCCGCCGCGGTGGCCGCGCTCGGCCAGGCCGCCGCCGAGGCCGTCCGCAACAGCGTGCGGCACGCCGCCGTACCCGGGCGCACCGTGGCGCGGCAATTGACCATCGTGGCGCGGGAGTCCGGCATCACCGTTGTCGTCAGCGACGACGGTGCCGGCTTCGACCCGGATCAGGTTGCGGCCAATCGGCTCGGCCTCACGGTCAGCATCGTGGGGCGGATGCGCGAGGCAGGCGGCCGCGCCACCATTGATTCCTGCCCCGGTGCCGGAACCAGGGTCGTACTGGAATGGAACGCCCCCGATGAGACCTGA
- a CDS encoding biotin transporter BioY, giving the protein MDGVENSRGSRVAFSARDIAQVAVFAALIAAMGLPGAITVGFSGVPITVQTLGVILAGAVLGERKGTAAVVVFLALTMIGLPLLSGGRTGLTAMAGPSAGYLVGWVPAALVIGLLTARILPKYPLVLGLLINALGGILVIYLFGTIGLLLRTDLDFRHAVTTNFAFIPGDLAKVVVASVVAKGVHRAYPGLIRA; this is encoded by the coding sequence GTGGACGGTGTCGAGAACTCTCGGGGGTCGAGGGTCGCCTTTTCGGCGCGGGACATCGCGCAGGTCGCGGTGTTCGCGGCGCTGATCGCGGCGATGGGCCTGCCGGGCGCCATCACGGTCGGCTTCAGTGGCGTGCCGATCACGGTGCAGACACTCGGCGTCATCCTGGCCGGTGCGGTGCTCGGGGAGCGCAAGGGCACCGCCGCGGTAGTGGTCTTCCTGGCGCTGACGATGATCGGTTTGCCGCTGCTGTCGGGTGGTCGGACCGGACTGACGGCAATGGCGGGACCGAGCGCCGGATATCTCGTCGGGTGGGTGCCTGCCGCGCTGGTCATCGGCTTGCTGACCGCCCGGATCCTGCCGAAGTACCCGCTGGTGCTCGGTCTGCTGATCAACGCGCTCGGCGGGATCCTGGTGATCTACCTGTTCGGCACCATCGGGCTGCTGCTACGCACCGATCTCGACTTCCGGCATGCGGTCACCACCAACTTCGCGTTCATCCCCGGTGACTTGGCGAAGGTTGTCGTCGCGTCGGTCGTTGCCAAGGGCGTGCACCGGGCGTACCCCGGACTGATTCGTGCGTAG
- a CDS encoding DUF2277 domain-containing protein: MCRNITALRGLEPAATPEEIQAAALQYVRKVGGLSSISAATQPAVDAAVADIAAVTTRLLAQLPERRVPPKSVPPLRRPEVQARIHAHD, translated from the coding sequence ATGTGCCGAAACATCACTGCCCTGCGGGGGCTAGAGCCCGCGGCGACGCCGGAGGAGATCCAGGCCGCCGCGCTGCAGTACGTGCGTAAGGTCGGGGGGCTGTCCAGCATCTCGGCGGCCACTCAGCCGGCGGTCGATGCCGCCGTCGCGGACATCGCGGCGGTCACGACAAGGCTGTTGGCGCAGCTGCCGGAGCGCAGGGTTCCGCCGAAGTCGGTTCCACCGTTGCGCAGGCCCGAGGTGCAGGCTCGGATACACGCCCACGATTAA
- a CDS encoding TerD family protein, giving the protein MPKSLVGEPARTAGRAGRLWGDFMFVTLRDDNGVGLDYVNMALGWDPVRKNRWFGGGKDIDLNAAALLFADDNIVDVVYHEQLTSRDGSLRHLGDSTTGEGDGDNEIITVDLTRLTPEVTTVFFIVTCYTGQTFEQIENAFCRVVDGVSGAEIARYDLTGGGSYTGLVMGKLTRSDNVWQFDAIGEGIRAQHPAEAVAQLKTFVR; this is encoded by the coding sequence GTGCCGAAAAGTCTGGTCGGCGAACCGGCCCGGACCGCGGGCCGGGCGGGACGGCTGTGGGGAGATTTCATGTTCGTGACGTTGCGAGACGACAACGGAGTGGGACTCGACTACGTCAACATGGCCCTCGGCTGGGATCCGGTCCGCAAGAACCGATGGTTCGGCGGTGGCAAGGACATCGACCTGAACGCAGCGGCCCTGTTGTTCGCCGACGACAACATCGTGGACGTCGTCTACCACGAACAGCTCACTTCCAGAGACGGCTCGCTGCGGCACCTCGGCGACAGCACCACCGGTGAAGGCGACGGCGACAACGAAATCATCACCGTCGATCTGACCAGATTGACGCCGGAGGTCACCACCGTGTTCTTCATCGTGACCTGCTACACGGGGCAGACTTTCGAGCAGATCGAGAATGCGTTCTGCCGGGTAGTCGACGGCGTATCCGGCGCCGAAATCGCCCGCTACGACCTGACCGGCGGCGGGTCGTACACCGGCCTGGTGATGGGCAAACTGACGCGCTCGGACAATGTTTGGCAGTTCGATGCCATCGGCGAGGGGATCCGGGCGCAGCATCCCGCGGAAGCGGTGGCCCAGTTGAAGACCTTCGTACGGTAG
- a CDS encoding cytochrome P450, with amino-acid sequence MNDDRAGEIAQLDHGRGGLLALGTAMRWFRDPLSVMRRMADNQGPVAGFRIGLFPAVLVTGPEEIHEVLVSRAAEFRRARVVTGTLLPALGEGLIISEGEVHRTQRAMVAPLFTARRVPKYVDVMATRMQAHLARWQTAGELDLLAAVQEMMHDVVAGLLIDEPLDDHTEVVEAATRIFDWEMRAMSRPIVAPLNIPTKRNREFIRDLGLVRDWAARMIDVRRRDPEGRDDIVSALLARRDRDGAPMSADRLIDEVINLWAAAHETSADAMFWTAYALSRHPGIADRARGEADHILGGATPTAADLPLLPYCLQVFKESMRLYPPSPAFLREAACATRIGKYAIDEGTIVFVAPYVMHRSARHFPDPEAFVPDRFAPEAERAWERLSYLPFGAGEHVCIGSALALLEGQIFTALLLSGGTLHIDRDVAMKLTINLRPKRRVRAVYTARPATPNRELSGLEAREPR; translated from the coding sequence GTGAACGATGATCGGGCGGGGGAAATTGCGCAACTGGACCACGGACGTGGTGGTTTGCTTGCGTTGGGCACAGCCATGCGATGGTTCCGTGATCCGCTGTCGGTGATGCGGCGGATGGCCGACAACCAGGGACCGGTGGCCGGGTTTCGGATCGGCCTGTTTCCGGCCGTTCTGGTCACCGGGCCCGAGGAGATCCATGAGGTACTCGTCTCCCGCGCCGCGGAATTCCGGCGGGCACGGGTGGTGACGGGAACGCTGTTGCCCGCACTGGGCGAGGGATTGATCATCTCCGAGGGCGAGGTACACCGCACGCAGCGCGCCATGGTCGCGCCGCTGTTCACCGCGCGGCGGGTGCCGAAGTACGTGGACGTGATGGCGACGCGCATGCAGGCGCATCTGGCGCGATGGCAGACGGCGGGCGAGCTGGATCTGCTGGCCGCGGTGCAGGAGATGATGCACGACGTCGTCGCCGGACTGCTCATCGACGAGCCGCTCGATGACCACACCGAGGTCGTCGAGGCGGCGACCAGGATCTTCGACTGGGAAATGCGGGCGATGTCGCGACCGATCGTCGCGCCGTTGAACATTCCGACGAAACGCAACCGCGAGTTCATCCGCGATCTCGGTCTGGTGCGCGACTGGGCCGCGCGGATGATCGACGTGCGCCGCCGTGATCCCGAGGGACGCGACGACATCGTGTCCGCCCTGCTCGCCCGACGCGACCGCGACGGCGCACCGATGAGTGCGGACCGGCTCATCGACGAGGTGATCAACCTATGGGCGGCGGCGCACGAGACCAGCGCCGATGCGATGTTCTGGACGGCGTATGCGCTGTCTCGCCATCCCGGCATCGCCGACCGCGCCAGAGGCGAGGCCGACCACATCCTCGGCGGTGCGACGCCGACGGCCGCCGATCTGCCGCTGCTGCCGTACTGTTTGCAGGTGTTCAAGGAGTCGATGCGTTTGTATCCGCCGTCCCCGGCTTTCCTGCGTGAGGCCGCCTGCGCGACGCGGATCGGGAAGTACGCGATCGACGAGGGCACCATCGTGTTCGTCGCCCCCTACGTGATGCATCGTTCGGCCCGGCACTTCCCGGATCCCGAGGCGTTCGTGCCCGATCGATTCGCTCCCGAGGCGGAGCGGGCCTGGGAGCGACTGTCCTACTTGCCTTTCGGGGCGGGCGAACATGTGTGCATCGGGTCGGCCCTCGCGTTGCTCGAGGGCCAGATCTTCACCGCGCTGCTGCTCAGCGGCGGCACGCTGCACATCGACCGCGACGTTGCGATGAAACTGACGATCAACCTGCGGCCGAAGCGGCGGGTAAGGGCCGTCTACACGGCCAGACCCGCTACGCCGAACCGCGAACTGTCCGGGCTCGAGGCCAGAGAACCGCGATGA
- a CDS encoding class I adenylate-forming enzyme family protein, with product MRSPGLGGSGDRPAIEFDGRTYTYAELERAVEQWIERESAPVYDASALSVPDALICVCAAARRGVPVIVENPDARPDRVSIPPSAFLLVTTSGSTGRPRPLARTAASWFASFPAFTSITGVEPTDRVLITGPLHATMHLFGALHALWRGACVTDDPSRATVVHAVPAVLREVVRKAPKLRTAIVAGIALDDGARAAADGIEIIEYYGSAEVSLVAARRVPEPLRLLDGVDADIRDGLLYVRTPYRVLGAPEWFGVGDIAELGANRELTVRGRGTSAINVGGTTVVAEDVERVLETLDGVAAVAVIGSPHAVFGEIVTAAVQLDGVEIDAVRAQARRVLMKEAMPRRWVPLPTLPKTASGKVARGQLKDLLA from the coding sequence GTGCGTAGTCCCGGACTCGGTGGCTCGGGCGATCGGCCTGCCATCGAATTCGACGGCCGCACTTACACTTACGCTGAACTCGAGCGTGCCGTCGAGCAATGGATCGAACGGGAGAGCGCGCCGGTCTACGACGCGTCGGCACTGTCGGTCCCGGACGCGCTGATCTGCGTCTGCGCCGCGGCGCGCCGTGGTGTCCCGGTGATCGTCGAGAATCCCGACGCACGCCCCGACCGCGTGAGCATTCCGCCGTCGGCGTTTCTGCTGGTGACGACGTCGGGCTCCACCGGCCGCCCGCGACCCCTGGCGCGCACGGCAGCGTCCTGGTTCGCCAGCTTCCCCGCGTTCACCAGCATCACCGGCGTCGAACCCACGGACCGGGTGCTGATCACCGGTCCCTTACACGCGACGATGCACCTGTTCGGTGCGTTGCACGCGCTGTGGCGCGGCGCATGCGTCACCGACGATCCGTCGCGGGCCACCGTGGTTCACGCGGTACCGGCGGTGCTTCGTGAAGTGGTGCGCAAAGCGCCGAAGTTGCGGACGGCGATCGTCGCCGGAATCGCCCTGGACGACGGTGCGCGAGCGGCCGCGGACGGCATCGAGATCATCGAGTACTACGGGTCTGCCGAGGTTTCGCTCGTCGCCGCCCGCCGGGTGCCCGAGCCGCTGCGCCTGCTGGACGGTGTCGATGCCGACATTCGTGACGGGCTGCTCTACGTCCGGACCCCGTACCGCGTGCTCGGTGCGCCCGAATGGTTCGGCGTCGGCGATATCGCGGAACTCGGTGCGAACCGCGAGCTCACGGTCCGCGGTAGGGGCACGTCCGCGATCAATGTCGGCGGCACCACGGTGGTGGCCGAGGATGTCGAGCGCGTTCTGGAGACGCTCGACGGCGTCGCCGCGGTGGCGGTAATCGGCTCTCCACACGCGGTGTTCGGCGAAATCGTCACGGCCGCAGTACAACTCGATGGCGTCGAGATCGACGCGGTCCGTGCGCAGGCGCGCCGAGTGCTGATGAAGGAAGCCATGCCCCGTCGCTGGGTGCCGCTGCCGACGCTGCCGAAGACCGCCAGCGGGAAGGTGGCCAGAGGTCAGCTGAAAGACTTGCTGGCATGA
- a CDS encoding glycosyltransferase 87 family protein produces MAVIPLTGEQRGAGAVEKSRAPRKITALGAAVVFACISVGAWLEFIRPNWDMYWHQVDLQVYLWGGAAAALHPELLYDGRGPLNLPFLYPVFAAWICAELARFPINYVGTGIVVLTLMSLAVSVWSAGVLQHRRRGLGVAARTIAVSAAGLWLEPVQQTLQFGQLSVILMALVLADLAIPKNRWYRGILIGIATGIKLTPAVFVVYLLITRQFRAAAAAGAAFAATVAIGFWYRPTQAVQFWTTTMNSQNRIGFAYVQNQSLNGLFGRLQWSTWEDSSASLVCAGILGVAGIAAARIAYLRGDELLGALLAATAMLLASPISWTHYWVWIVPALMWVVHALRHRSLGIRIAVPAVIYLFVFAWPMRVDRVGSWDPDLPLLPQGLVWFVPQTDGREFHWALWQFVLGDAYTLFAIGALLAATGWLLLHRPRNPATEFGGVSPVEPESVRSPSSPRADEFVDSR; encoded by the coding sequence ATGGCTGTCATCCCGCTCACGGGGGAACAGCGCGGTGCCGGTGCGGTCGAGAAGTCTCGTGCCCCGCGCAAGATCACGGCGCTCGGTGCCGCGGTCGTGTTCGCCTGCATTTCCGTCGGTGCCTGGCTGGAATTCATCCGGCCGAATTGGGATATGTACTGGCACCAGGTCGACCTGCAGGTTTATCTGTGGGGCGGCGCGGCGGCGGCGTTGCATCCCGAGCTGTTGTACGACGGGCGCGGCCCGCTGAATTTACCGTTTCTCTATCCCGTCTTCGCCGCGTGGATCTGCGCGGAATTGGCCAGGTTTCCGATCAACTACGTCGGCACCGGCATCGTGGTACTCACGTTGATGTCGCTCGCGGTTAGCGTGTGGAGTGCCGGCGTGCTCCAGCATCGACGGCGCGGGCTCGGTGTGGCCGCGAGGACGATTGCCGTCAGCGCCGCCGGGCTCTGGCTGGAGCCGGTGCAGCAGACGTTGCAGTTCGGACAGCTCAGCGTGATCCTGATGGCGTTGGTGCTTGCCGATCTCGCCATTCCCAAGAACCGTTGGTATCGCGGCATTCTCATCGGTATCGCGACCGGGATAAAGCTGACGCCCGCGGTTTTCGTCGTCTATCTACTCATCACTCGTCAGTTCCGGGCCGCGGCGGCGGCCGGAGCGGCGTTCGCGGCCACGGTCGCCATCGGCTTCTGGTATCGGCCGACGCAGGCAGTGCAGTTCTGGACCACGACGATGAACTCGCAGAACCGGATCGGGTTCGCCTATGTGCAGAATCAATCGCTCAACGGACTGTTCGGCCGCCTGCAATGGTCTACCTGGGAGGACAGCAGCGCCTCGCTCGTCTGCGCGGGCATTCTGGGGGTCGCCGGGATAGCGGCGGCCCGAATCGCCTATCTACGCGGCGACGAATTGCTCGGCGCGCTGCTCGCGGCCACCGCGATGCTGCTCGCCTCGCCGATCTCCTGGACGCACTACTGGGTGTGGATCGTTCCAGCGCTGATGTGGGTGGTCCATGCGCTGCGTCATCGGTCGCTCGGTATCCGGATCGCGGTTCCGGCGGTCATCTATCTGTTCGTGTTCGCATGGCCGATGCGCGTCGACCGGGTCGGCTCGTGGGATCCCGACCTACCCCTGCTGCCGCAAGGACTGGTCTGGTTCGTACCGCAGACCGATGGCCGGGAATTCCATTGGGCGCTTTGGCAATTCGTCCTCGGCGATGCGTACACCCTGTTCGCTATCGGCGCACTGCTCGCGGCGACCGGCTGGCTACTGCTGCACCGGCCCAGAAACCCGGCGACGGAATTCGGCGGTGTTTCGCCGGTCGAGCCCGAATCCGTCCGCTCACCGAGTTCACCCCGCGCGGATGAGTTCGTGGATTCCCGGTAG
- a CDS encoding SMP-30/gluconolactonase/LRE family protein, which translates to MKRVLGISFALACLVVTVLVPTDRARADGAVFPTTIALPAGFRPEGIAIGALPVAYIGSMADGSIYRANLVTGQGDILSRGPGTPALGLQIDHRGRLFVAGGTGGDIRVVDIWTGAVLANYQVGTAPDTFVNDVVLTPTGAWFTDSRAAVLYHLPIGSDGALPRLEAVQRLPMTGDIAYVPEAFNANGIVRTPDGTALIIVQSVTGRLFRVDPATGATRQIDLGTEAVPDGDGLLLDGSTLYVVQNRRNAIAMVTLDPEGTTGTVQRRITDPRFDVPSTVATFGGRMYLPNARFNTPPEPTTPYTAVAIDQPR; encoded by the coding sequence ATGAAGCGAGTCCTCGGTATCTCGTTCGCGCTCGCCTGCCTCGTTGTGACCGTGCTGGTACCCACGGATCGGGCGAGGGCGGACGGTGCGGTGTTTCCCACCACGATCGCCCTGCCCGCCGGATTCCGGCCGGAAGGTATCGCCATCGGGGCGCTGCCGGTGGCCTATATCGGCTCCATGGCGGACGGCTCCATCTATCGCGCCAACCTGGTGACCGGACAGGGTGACATCCTGAGCCGCGGCCCGGGTACGCCAGCGCTCGGACTCCAAATCGACCACCGCGGTCGACTGTTCGTCGCCGGCGGCACCGGTGGCGACATTCGCGTTGTGGACATCTGGACGGGTGCGGTGTTGGCGAATTACCAAGTCGGAACGGCGCCGGACACATTCGTCAACGATGTAGTGCTCACCCCGACGGGTGCGTGGTTCACCGACTCGCGCGCGGCCGTGCTCTACCACCTGCCCATCGGCAGCGACGGTGCACTGCCTCGACTCGAGGCGGTGCAGCGACTTCCGATGACCGGCGACATCGCCTACGTGCCAGAAGCATTCAACGCCAACGGTATCGTGCGCACACCCGACGGCACGGCCCTGATCATCGTCCAGTCGGTGACCGGCCGCCTGTTCCGCGTCGACCCCGCGACAGGCGCGACACGGCAGATCGATCTCGGCACCGAGGCCGTACCCGATGGTGACGGACTGCTATTGGACGGCAGCACACTGTATGTCGTGCAGAACCGCCGCAACGCGATCGCCATGGTCACCCTCGACCCCGAAGGCACGACCGGCACCGTCCAACGCCGAATCACCGACCCACGCTTCGACGTACCGTCGACAGTCGCCACCTTCGGCGGCCGCATGTACCTCCCGAACGCCCGCTTCAACACCCCACCCGAGCCGACCACCCCCTACACCGCCGTCGCAATCGATCAACCCCGATGA
- a CDS encoding MFS transporter, giving the protein MPTVATARAESLRARQISDFFGKRGLLYAVFFLMGAEMYLVAPMLPDIARSLHASVAASATIVTAYVLVYAVAGPPFGILADRYPRRWSILSGSLVFMLGNLACAAAGSLPMLVAGRGITGLGAAIAAPAMWAYLAERTPPHQRGRVISLGASVYSLGQVLGVPLGAALASSTSWRWPFLAVGVLMIATSAVLYVRLDHLPATGTSRGYRALVAPWAQPRISLGLIATLFLQAGRLGAYTFVGVLFAKRFGLTLGTLGLVGLLVGAASLVGSLSAGTILDQLQRRETSGVLVSVVTAAAFAPCAAVALSTQHLIVALAALALWCVFGGAFYACQQAYLSSADPTQRASVVAWNNSMMNAGIAIGTTLLGTLAVGGAAFAGLTAALGIAAALVAAALLALLRRDRQPT; this is encoded by the coding sequence ATGCCGACAGTCGCTACCGCCAGAGCCGAAAGTCTTCGTGCCAGGCAAATATCAGATTTCTTCGGGAAACGGGGCCTGCTTTACGCCGTGTTCTTCCTCATGGGCGCCGAAATGTATCTGGTCGCACCGATGTTGCCGGATATCGCCCGATCGTTGCACGCGTCGGTCGCCGCGTCGGCCACCATCGTCACCGCGTACGTCCTCGTCTATGCCGTCGCGGGACCGCCGTTCGGCATCCTCGCCGACCGCTACCCGCGGCGGTGGTCGATCCTCTCGGGTTCGCTCGTCTTCATGCTGGGCAATCTGGCCTGCGCGGCGGCCGGTTCGCTACCGATGTTGGTTGCGGGACGGGGCATTACCGGCCTCGGTGCGGCGATCGCGGCACCCGCGATGTGGGCCTACCTCGCCGAACGCACACCACCACACCAGCGCGGACGGGTGATCTCGCTCGGGGCGAGTGTCTACTCGCTCGGGCAGGTCCTCGGCGTCCCGCTCGGCGCCGCCCTTGCCTCGTCGACCAGTTGGCGGTGGCCGTTCCTCGCCGTGGGCGTGCTGATGATCGCGACGTCGGCGGTGCTGTACGTGCGGCTCGATCACCTGCCTGCGACCGGAACATCGCGCGGCTACCGGGCGCTGGTCGCGCCCTGGGCGCAACCGCGAATCAGCCTGGGACTCATCGCGACCCTGTTCCTGCAGGCGGGCCGCCTCGGCGCGTACACCTTCGTCGGAGTGCTCTTCGCCAAGCGGTTCGGCTTAACTCTCGGCACGCTCGGCCTCGTCGGACTGCTCGTCGGCGCGGCGTCGTTGGTCGGATCATTAAGTGCCGGAACGATTCTGGATCAGCTGCAGCGGCGCGAGACGAGTGGCGTGTTGGTCTCGGTCGTCACCGCCGCGGCATTCGCGCCGTGCGCCGCCGTGGCGTTGAGCACGCAGCACCTGATCGTCGCGCTGGCGGCACTGGCCCTCTGGTGCGTTTTCGGTGGCGCCTTCTACGCCTGCCAGCAGGCATATCTGTCCTCGGCCGACCCGACCCAGCGCGCGTCCGTCGTCGCCTGGAACAACTCGATGATGAACGCGGGCATCGCCATCGGCACCACCCTGCTCGGCACTCTCGCCGTCGGCGGTGCCGCCTTCGCCGGGCTGACCGCCGCCCTCGGCATCGCGGCCGCCCTGGTCGCGGCCGCCCTGCTCGCGCTCCTTCGAAGGGACCGTCAGCCAACATGA